The following nucleotide sequence is from Nitrosopumilus adriaticus.
AATTTTCTGTGATTTTAAATCCAGATACAATTGTAGATCCTCATTGGTTAGAAGAATTACTAAAAGCTTACAAAGAAAATGGTAGGGGGTTTTATCAACCAAAATTTTTAGCTACTTCAGATAATTCAATGTTATTAAGTACAGGAAATATGATTCAAATTTTTGGATTTGGGTTTTCACGTTCTAAAGGAAATGCTGATGTGGGAAAATTTGAAAAGTTTGAAAAAATAAATTATGCATCTGGCACATGTCTCTTTACTTCAAAAGAAGTTTTAGAAGAAACTGGTCTTCTTGATCCTTTTTTATTTGCATTTCATGATGATTTGGAATTATGCTGGCGTGGTGCATTAATCAAAATAAATTCTTACTATGTACCAAAATCAATTGTTTATCATCCAATTGAAGGTTCCAGTTTCAAATGGAGTCCTATTAAATTCAAATTAATGGAACGAAACAGAAAATATTGTTTGCTTACATTATACGATCGAAGTACTTTAATCAAAATGATTCCAGCTTTATTTTTAGTAGATATTGCGGTGTTTTTTTTCTATTTAAGTAAAGGATTACTAAAAGTGAAGATTTCAGCAGATCTTGAGATTCTAAAAAATATGAAACTGATAAATAAAAAATATGAAGAAAATCAAAAAATCAAAGAGGTGTCAGACAATGAGATCATTCAACAATTTGAAAACCAGGTAAATGTTCCACATTGGGTTGTAAATAATAAAACAAATCAATTTTTTAATAATTTTCTTGAAAAGATATCAAAAATTACAAGAAGATTTCTTAACTAAACTAACGTTTTTCAGAGACTACAACAGCAACTGCATTATTTTTTTCGTGGCTAACGGAAACAAGGAAGTTGTAAGATAGATTATTCAATAAGGAAACTGTTGGTTTAGAATCTTGATGTTCAGTCATAATATCAAGAAACTCAATTTTTTCATTTATCGACTTTATAACAGATTCCTTTATTGCAAATTTTGCAGCAAATGATTGTGATGAATTATTATTATTAAGACAATATTCAATTTCTGAATTATGAAAAATTTTTTTATAAAAATTTTCATTGTTTTCATAAGGTTTTTCGTTAAATCGATGAATTTCTATTATGTCAATTCCTATTCCAATTTTCTCAATCATATACAAAATATCGAGAAGGTTTATTTATTATCTATTGGTTTTCGCAAATGTATTGACAAGTGATGGAGGGTTAAAAGAAAAAATCAAAGATATTTTCTTTGAAGTGTTTCCTAATATGAATAAAAATGATTTTTTATGGGAAAAAGAACAAAAAGATTATGAAAATTGGGATTCATTTGCTCAATTAAATATAATTACTTTTGCAGAAGCAAAGTTTGACATTGAATTTACGTTG
It contains:
- a CDS encoding glycosyltransferase family 2 protein — its product is MNKINQNKNSGVNITNPLVSIIILNYNAGNLLLDCVSSIQKTTYANFEVILVDNASEDKSHIECKEKFQSIKLIENPQNLGYCEGNNIGLRVARGQFSVILNPDTIVDPHWLEELLKAYKENGRGFYQPKFLATSDNSMLLSTGNMIQIFGFGFSRSKGNADVGKFEKFEKINYASGTCLFTSKEVLEETGLLDPFLFAFHDDLELCWRGALIKINSYYVPKSIVYHPIEGSSFKWSPIKFKLMERNRKYCLLTLYDRSTLIKMIPALFLVDIAVFFFYLSKGLLKVKISADLEILKNMKLINKKYEENQKIKEVSDNEIIQQFENQVNVPHWVVNNKTNQFFNNFLEKISKITRRFLN
- a CDS encoding acyl carrier protein, translated to MTSDGGLKEKIKDIFFEVFPNMNKNDFLWEKEQKDYENWDSFAQLNIITFAEAKFDIEFTLEESLEIKSPNDLLKSVQSHLS
- a CDS encoding holo-ACP synthase; its protein translation is MIEKIGIGIDIIEIHRFNEKPYENNENFYKKIFHNSEIEYCLNNNNSSQSFAAKFAIKESVIKSINEKIEFLDIMTEHQDSKPTVSLLNNLSYNFLVSVSHEKNNAVAVVVSEKR